The DNA segment CGCCGGCGCCTGCGACTCCGGCGGCGGTGGTGGCGGCGGGGGCGGAGGAGGCGGCGGTGGGGGAGGCTGGCTGGTGCGCGTCGGCGTCGGCATCACCGACGACGACGGCGTCGGCGCGACCGTCGACTCATCGGTGCCTTCGCCACTCGACCCACCGCCGAAGAGCAGCAGCACCGCGGACACCACCAGCGCCACGGCGGCCAGCGCGACGACCACGAACGCCGCGATCGCCTGCCGGGTGCGGTACCACGGCGGTGGCGGCGGCCGGAACGTCCACGTGTTCGCGTTGAACGCATCGAAGTGGTCGTCGTGCACGGGCAGCGGCGCCACCGGCTCGTCCCACCTGTCGGGCCCGGCGTACTCGGGCCCCGCGTACTCCGGTTCGGCGTAATCGGGTTCCGCGTACTGCGACTGGTCGTACTCCGCGACCGTCGGCTGGTGCACCTCGTCGTAACCCTGCTCGGCGCGCGCACCACCGCGATGGGGCGGTTCGTCCCAGCGGTAGTCGAACTCCCCCGGGGCTTCGCGTTCGGCCACGCCCCGATGCTATCCCCGCGACCAGCACAAATGCGCGGCCACCGGGGGTACCGACCGTGTCTTTGCCAACGTCCTGCCCGAATCAACCGGTCACGGTAGTGTTCTCACGCCTCGTTCGGATCCATTCACTGCGGTGACCGCACGTCGTAACCACCGCGTCACCGCGACGCTTCCTCACCATCGGAAGGTTCGGCAATGACCACTTCACGGCTGCTGGCAGCCTGCACATCCGCGCTTCTCATCTCCGGTCTGGTGGCCTGCGCCCCGCCGGAGAAGGACTCGGGCGGCGGCCAGACCGACTCTGGGGTCAACGTCGCCGAGGCCACCTCCGCGGCCGACTTCGGCGGTATGGACAAGCTCGTCGAGGCGGCCAAAGGCGAAGGTGAACTCAACGTCATCGCGCTGCCGCCGGACTGGGCCAACTACGGCGCGATCATCGACACGTTCTCCAAGAAGTACGGCATCAAGGTGAACTCGGCCCAGCCCGACGCGGCCAGCCAGGACGAGATCAACGCCGCCAACCAGCAGCGCGGGAAGTCCACCGCCCCCGACGTGTTCGACCTCGGCCAGTCCGTGGCCCTGGCCAACACCGGCATGTTCGCGCCCTACAAGGTCGAGACGTTCGACGACATCCCGGCCGAATTCAAGGATCCCGACGGCACCTGGGTCAACGACTACGGCGGCTACATGTCCATCGGCTACGACTCCGCCAAGGTGCCGCCGATCGCGAGCGTCGACGATCTGCTCAAGCCGGAGTACCGCGGCAAGGTCGCGCTCAACGGCGACCCCACGCAGGCCGGCGCGGCCTTCTCCGGCGTGATGATGGTGGCGCTCAGCCAGGGCGGCTCCGCCGACGACATCGCCCCCGGCGTCGAGTTCTTCCGCAAGCTGAAAGAGGCGGGCAACTTCCTTCCCGTCGACCCCACCCCGGCCACCATCGAGTCCGGCCAGACCCCGGTGGTCATCGACTGGGACTACCTCAACGCCGCCGAGACGAAGAAGCTGCCGTCCTGGAAGGTCGTCGTGCCGCCCGGGCCTGCCGTCGCCGGCTACTACTACCAGGCCGTCAACAAGGAAGCGCCGCATCCCGCCGCCGCCCGGCTCTGGCAGGAGTTCTTGTACAGCGACGAGGGCCAGAACCTGTACCTCGGCGGCGGCGCCCGACCGGTGCGCGCCGAACCCATGCAGAAGGCGGGGACGCTCGACAAGGCGGCGTGGGACGCGCTGCCGCCCGTCGAGGGTGAGCCGGTGATCGTGTCGGTGGACCAGAACAAGAAGGCCACCGAGTATCTCGCCGGCAACTGGGCCAGCGCGATCGGCTGACGGCCACCGTGAGACGCCTGCGCGACGGGGTGCCGCTGCTGCCGTTCTTCGCCGTTCTGACGATCTTCCTGATCATCCCGACGGTCACGGTCGTGGTGAGCGCGTTCTTCGCCGACGGCTCCTTCTCGCTCGACCGGATCGAGGCGCTGTTCTCGGCGACCGCGCTGTCCGCACTGTGGAAGAGCGTGCTGCTCTCCGGCAGCACCGCGCTCATCGGCGCGGTCCTCGGCGCGCTGCTGTCGTGGCTGATCGTCAGCAGCCCGCCGGAGTCGATGGTGCGCCGCGGCGTGCTCGCGCTGTGCAGCGTGCTCGCCCAATTCGGCGGCGTCGCATTGGCGTTCGCGTTCCTGGCCACCGTCGGTCTCAACGGTGTGCTGACGCTGTGGGTGCAGCAGGCCGTGGGTTGGAACCTCGCCGGATCGGGCTGGCTCTACAGCCTGCCCGGCCTGATCCTCGTCTACACCTACTTCCAGATCCCGCTCATGGTCATCGTCTTCGTCCCCGCGCTGGAAGGGCTGCGCGAACAGTGGCGGGAAGCGGCGGTCAACCTCGGCGCTTCGACCTGGCAGTACTGGCGCGAGGTCGGCTTCCCGCTGCTGACACCGGCGTTCCTCGGATCGCTGCTGCTGTTGTTCGCCAACGCCTTCGCCGCGTACGCGACGGCCGCCGCACTGGTCAGCCAGGGCAGCCCGATCGTGCCGCTGCTGATCCGCTCCGCGCTGACCAGTGAGGTGGTGCTCGGCCAGTCCGGGTTCGCCTACGCGCTCGCCCTGGAGATGATCGTCGTCGTCGCGGTCGTCATGGTCGCCTACAACGCGCTGGTGCGTCGCACCGCGAGGTGGTTGCAGTGAAACGGGCTGTGCGCGCCGCTCTTTGGGTGCTGTTCGGGTT comes from the Mycolicibacterium litorale genome and includes:
- a CDS encoding ABC transporter substrate-binding protein, whose protein sequence is MTTSRLLAACTSALLISGLVACAPPEKDSGGGQTDSGVNVAEATSAADFGGMDKLVEAAKGEGELNVIALPPDWANYGAIIDTFSKKYGIKVNSAQPDAASQDEINAANQQRGKSTAPDVFDLGQSVALANTGMFAPYKVETFDDIPAEFKDPDGTWVNDYGGYMSIGYDSAKVPPIASVDDLLKPEYRGKVALNGDPTQAGAAFSGVMMVALSQGGSADDIAPGVEFFRKLKEAGNFLPVDPTPATIESGQTPVVIDWDYLNAAETKKLPSWKVVVPPGPAVAGYYYQAVNKEAPHPAAARLWQEFLYSDEGQNLYLGGGARPVRAEPMQKAGTLDKAAWDALPPVEGEPVIVSVDQNKKATEYLAGNWASAIG
- a CDS encoding ABC transporter permease, whose translation is MRRLRDGVPLLPFFAVLTIFLIIPTVTVVVSAFFADGSFSLDRIEALFSATALSALWKSVLLSGSTALIGAVLGALLSWLIVSSPPESMVRRGVLALCSVLAQFGGVALAFAFLATVGLNGVLTLWVQQAVGWNLAGSGWLYSLPGLILVYTYFQIPLMVIVFVPALEGLREQWREAAVNLGASTWQYWREVGFPLLTPAFLGSLLLLFANAFAAYATAAALVSQGSPIVPLLIRSALTSEVVLGQSGFAYALALEMIVVVAVVMVAYNALVRRTARWLQ